One segment of Macaca fascicularis isolate 582-1 chromosome 4, T2T-MFA8v1.1 DNA contains the following:
- the SLC17A1 gene encoding sodium-dependent phosphate transport protein 1 isoform X1: MIYGAKLGNPRKSILCKVERKVFTEEEEITFCSESVPGFCSFRYGLSFLVHCCNVITTAQRTCLNLTMVVMVNSTDPHGLPNTSTKKLLDNIKNPVYNWSPDIQGIILSSTFYGFVIIQVPVGYFSGIYSTKKMIGFALCLSSVLSLLIPPAAGIGVAWVIVCRAVQGAAQGIVGTAQFEIYVKWAPPLERGRLTSMSTSGFLLGPFIVLLVTGVICESLGWPMVFYIFGACGCALCLLWFILFYDDPKDHPCISISEKEYITSSLVQQVSSSRQSLPIKAMLKSLPVWAISIGSFTFFWSHIIMTLYTPLFINSTLRVNIKENGFLSSLPYLFAWICGNLVGQLSDFFLTRNILSVIAVRKLFTAAGFLLPAIFGVCLPHLSSSFYGIVIFLILVSATGSFCLGGVLINGLDIAPRYFGFIKACSTLSGMLGGLIASTLTGLILRQDPESAWFKTFILMAAINVTGLIFYLIVAKAEIQDWAKERQHTRL, from the exons ATGATTTATGGGGCTAAACTTGGTAATCCCAGAAAGTCAATATTGTGTAAAGTTGAGAGAAAAGTCttcacagaggaagaagaaatcacTTTTTGTTCCGAATCAG TTCCAGGTTTCTGTTCCTTTCGCTATGGATTATCTTTCCTTGTGCACTGTTGTAATGTTATAACAACAGCACAGCGCACATGCCTGAACCTCACAATGGTAGTCATGGTGAATAGCACAGATCCACATGGTTTGCCCAACACCTCCACAAAGAAGCTCCTGGATAATATAAAG AACCCTGTGTATAACTGGAGCCCAGATATCCAGGGAATCATCTTGAGTTCCACCTTCTATGGTTTCGTCATCATCCAAGTTCCTGTTGGATACTTCTCTGGAATATACTCTACAAAGAAAATGATTGGCTTTGCATTATGCCTCAGCTCTGTGTTAAGCCTACTCATCCCACCAGCAGCTGGAATTGGAGTAGCTTGGGTCATTGTATGTCGAGCAGTTCAGGGAGCAGCCCAG GGGATAGTTGGAACAGCCCAGTTTGAAATATATGTCAAATGGGCTCCTCCCCTGGAACGAGGCCGACTTACTTCTATGAGTACATCAG GGTTTTTGCTGGGACCCTTTATTGTCCTACTTGTGACTGGAGTTATCTGTGAATCTCTGGGCTGGCCCATGGTCTTCTATATTTTTG GTGCTTGTGGCTGTGCTCTATGTCTTCTCTggttcattctgttttatgatgACCCCAAGGACCACCCATGTATAAGCATCAGTGAAAAGGAATACATCACATCCTCCCTGGTCCAGCAG GTCAGTTCAAGTAGACAATCTCTGCCTATCAAGGCTATGCTTAAATCGCTTCCAGTCTGGGCTATTTCCATtggtagttttacttttttctggtCACATATCATCATGACACTATACACGCCACTGTTTATCAACTCCACGCTTCGTGTTAATATAAAAGAG AATGGGTTTCTGTCTTCCCTCCCCTATTTGTTTGCTTGGATCTGTGGTAACCTAGTAGGTCAGTTATCAGACTTCTTCCTGACCAGGAATATTCTCAGCGTAATTGCTGTCCGGAAACTCTTCACAGCAGCAG GATTTCTCCTTCCTGCAATCTTTGGTGTATGCCTGCCTCACCTGAGTTCCAGCTTCTACGGCATTGTCATTTTCCTAATACTTGTTAGTGCAACAGGCAGCTTTTGCTTGGGTGGAGTACTTATAAATGGCTTGGATATCGCTCCCAG aTATTTTGGATTTATTAAAGCGTGTTCAACCTTAAGCGGAATGCTAGGAGGACTAATTGCTTCCACTTTGACTGGATTGATCCTTAGGCAG GATCCAGAATCCGCCTGGTTTAAAACCTTCATCCTGATGGCAGCCATTAATGTGACTGGCCTAATTTTCTACCTTATAGTTGCTAAAGCAGAAATTCAGGACTGGGCTAAAGAAAGACAACACACACGTCTCTGA
- the SLC17A1 gene encoding sodium-dependent phosphate transport protein 1 isoform X3, whose product MIYGAKLGNPRKSILCKVERKVFTEEEEITFCSESVPGFCSFRYGLSFLVHCCNVITTAQRTCLNLTMVVMVNSTDPHGLPNTSTKKLLDNIKNPVYNWSPDIQGIILSSTFYGFVIIQVPVGYFSGIYSTKKMIGFALCLSSVLSLLIPPAAGIGVAWVIVCRAVQGAAQGIVGTAQFEIYVKWAPPLERGRLTSMSTSGFLLGPFIVLLVTGVICESLGWPMVFYIFGACGCALCLLWFILFYDDPKDHPCISISEKEYITSSLVQQVSSSRQSLPIKAMLKSLPVWAISIGSFTFFWSHIIMTLYTPLFINSTLRVNIKENGFLSSLPYLFAWICGNLVGQLSDFFLTRNILSVIAVRKLFTAAGFLLPAIFGVCLPHLSSSFYGIVIFLILVSATGSFCLGGVLINGLDIAPSSHHVMH is encoded by the exons ATGATTTATGGGGCTAAACTTGGTAATCCCAGAAAGTCAATATTGTGTAAAGTTGAGAGAAAAGTCttcacagaggaagaagaaatcacTTTTTGTTCCGAATCAG TTCCAGGTTTCTGTTCCTTTCGCTATGGATTATCTTTCCTTGTGCACTGTTGTAATGTTATAACAACAGCACAGCGCACATGCCTGAACCTCACAATGGTAGTCATGGTGAATAGCACAGATCCACATGGTTTGCCCAACACCTCCACAAAGAAGCTCCTGGATAATATAAAG AACCCTGTGTATAACTGGAGCCCAGATATCCAGGGAATCATCTTGAGTTCCACCTTCTATGGTTTCGTCATCATCCAAGTTCCTGTTGGATACTTCTCTGGAATATACTCTACAAAGAAAATGATTGGCTTTGCATTATGCCTCAGCTCTGTGTTAAGCCTACTCATCCCACCAGCAGCTGGAATTGGAGTAGCTTGGGTCATTGTATGTCGAGCAGTTCAGGGAGCAGCCCAG GGGATAGTTGGAACAGCCCAGTTTGAAATATATGTCAAATGGGCTCCTCCCCTGGAACGAGGCCGACTTACTTCTATGAGTACATCAG GGTTTTTGCTGGGACCCTTTATTGTCCTACTTGTGACTGGAGTTATCTGTGAATCTCTGGGCTGGCCCATGGTCTTCTATATTTTTG GTGCTTGTGGCTGTGCTCTATGTCTTCTCTggttcattctgttttatgatgACCCCAAGGACCACCCATGTATAAGCATCAGTGAAAAGGAATACATCACATCCTCCCTGGTCCAGCAG GTCAGTTCAAGTAGACAATCTCTGCCTATCAAGGCTATGCTTAAATCGCTTCCAGTCTGGGCTATTTCCATtggtagttttacttttttctggtCACATATCATCATGACACTATACACGCCACTGTTTATCAACTCCACGCTTCGTGTTAATATAAAAGAG AATGGGTTTCTGTCTTCCCTCCCCTATTTGTTTGCTTGGATCTGTGGTAACCTAGTAGGTCAGTTATCAGACTTCTTCCTGACCAGGAATATTCTCAGCGTAATTGCTGTCCGGAAACTCTTCACAGCAGCAG GATTTCTCCTTCCTGCAATCTTTGGTGTATGCCTGCCTCACCTGAGTTCCAGCTTCTACGGCATTGTCATTTTCCTAATACTTGTTAGTGCAACAGGCAGCTTTTGCTTGGGTGGAGTACTTATAAATGGCTTGGATATCGCTCCCAG
- the SLC17A1 gene encoding sodium-dependent phosphate transport protein 1 isoform X2, with protein MQMDNQLPRKKVPGFCSFRYGLSFLVHCCNVITTAQRTCLNLTMVVMVNSTDPHGLPNTSTKKLLDNIKNPVYNWSPDIQGIILSSTFYGFVIIQVPVGYFSGIYSTKKMIGFALCLSSVLSLLIPPAAGIGVAWVIVCRAVQGAAQGIVGTAQFEIYVKWAPPLERGRLTSMSTSGFLLGPFIVLLVTGVICESLGWPMVFYIFGACGCALCLLWFILFYDDPKDHPCISISEKEYITSSLVQQVSSSRQSLPIKAMLKSLPVWAISIGSFTFFWSHIIMTLYTPLFINSTLRVNIKENGFLSSLPYLFAWICGNLVGQLSDFFLTRNILSVIAVRKLFTAAGFLLPAIFGVCLPHLSSSFYGIVIFLILVSATGSFCLGGVLINGLDIAPRYFGFIKACSTLSGMLGGLIASTLTGLILRQDPESAWFKTFILMAAINVTGLIFYLIVAKAEIQDWAKERQHTRL; from the exons ATGCAAATGGATAACCAGTTGCCTCGCAAAAAAG TTCCAGGTTTCTGTTCCTTTCGCTATGGATTATCTTTCCTTGTGCACTGTTGTAATGTTATAACAACAGCACAGCGCACATGCCTGAACCTCACAATGGTAGTCATGGTGAATAGCACAGATCCACATGGTTTGCCCAACACCTCCACAAAGAAGCTCCTGGATAATATAAAG AACCCTGTGTATAACTGGAGCCCAGATATCCAGGGAATCATCTTGAGTTCCACCTTCTATGGTTTCGTCATCATCCAAGTTCCTGTTGGATACTTCTCTGGAATATACTCTACAAAGAAAATGATTGGCTTTGCATTATGCCTCAGCTCTGTGTTAAGCCTACTCATCCCACCAGCAGCTGGAATTGGAGTAGCTTGGGTCATTGTATGTCGAGCAGTTCAGGGAGCAGCCCAG GGGATAGTTGGAACAGCCCAGTTTGAAATATATGTCAAATGGGCTCCTCCCCTGGAACGAGGCCGACTTACTTCTATGAGTACATCAG GGTTTTTGCTGGGACCCTTTATTGTCCTACTTGTGACTGGAGTTATCTGTGAATCTCTGGGCTGGCCCATGGTCTTCTATATTTTTG GTGCTTGTGGCTGTGCTCTATGTCTTCTCTggttcattctgttttatgatgACCCCAAGGACCACCCATGTATAAGCATCAGTGAAAAGGAATACATCACATCCTCCCTGGTCCAGCAG GTCAGTTCAAGTAGACAATCTCTGCCTATCAAGGCTATGCTTAAATCGCTTCCAGTCTGGGCTATTTCCATtggtagttttacttttttctggtCACATATCATCATGACACTATACACGCCACTGTTTATCAACTCCACGCTTCGTGTTAATATAAAAGAG AATGGGTTTCTGTCTTCCCTCCCCTATTTGTTTGCTTGGATCTGTGGTAACCTAGTAGGTCAGTTATCAGACTTCTTCCTGACCAGGAATATTCTCAGCGTAATTGCTGTCCGGAAACTCTTCACAGCAGCAG GATTTCTCCTTCCTGCAATCTTTGGTGTATGCCTGCCTCACCTGAGTTCCAGCTTCTACGGCATTGTCATTTTCCTAATACTTGTTAGTGCAACAGGCAGCTTTTGCTTGGGTGGAGTACTTATAAATGGCTTGGATATCGCTCCCAG aTATTTTGGATTTATTAAAGCGTGTTCAACCTTAAGCGGAATGCTAGGAGGACTAATTGCTTCCACTTTGACTGGATTGATCCTTAGGCAG GATCCAGAATCCGCCTGGTTTAAAACCTTCATCCTGATGGCAGCCATTAATGTGACTGGCCTAATTTTCTACCTTATAGTTGCTAAAGCAGAAATTCAGGACTGGGCTAAAGAAAGACAACACACACGTCTCTGA